The following is a genomic window from Thunnus maccoyii chromosome 13, fThuMac1.1, whole genome shotgun sequence.
TGGAGGCAGCTTAGCAAATCAGACTGTGTTATGgcactattttatttttgaaacaatgtgAAAAAATACCTTGATTTGTCATGAATTCAGTTCACCTGattgacaaaaaacagacatcCCCATGTACTTATATTATCCATAACCAGCTTCTAAAGTTAACATTATATGATAGATGATGTTCCACATCACATTCTCTTCTGGTGGTGTTTGAAATACAATATAGATGGATTGGTTGGTCAAGGACTCCTTAAATTCACTTACCAGAAGCTGCAGCACGGGGTTTTTCACCTCTGAGCCTTTGTATAGGGCCTGGACAGTGACATGGACATGCATGGACATGTTATTAACCACTTCCTGGCCCCTATCTCATCACATTACCATACTGCTACTACAAGGGTGCAAAggtacagaaatgccaaaaaatgcGTTGTTCTGCGTCACTATTTGGATAACTTAAGCaacatgtatgtatttaatcacaacataaacacatgatCTCATTATTAGGCTTCTAATAATTAGCTCAGAAGCAAGGTTTTCAAAGTCGATCTGTTTGTGTTGATGCTGCTGTGAGGCTGTAACTTCAGTCTCCTTAGCTCACACTGCTAGCAACTGCAGCTAGTAGTCATGCACTGCTAAATGTCAGCCTCGAGAAACACAGTCAGCCAGAagtaaaaacattcattcactTGAATAAATAGTCATGCTTACTTCAACCGCCCCCCGTGAGAGTTGTACACTCATGTCTCTGATAAAGTTGTTCTCAAAGCCTGTGGACTAGCTTATTGCATACGTATTTAGGGTAATGGTATCGCGAGAAGAGCGAGGCAAACGATACTTTGGTAATTATGTCAATTGAATACGAACCACATCGGATATAGAACATTTATAGTTtcaacataaaataatgatgttaCCGATATCTCggcatggatgaaagaacgccactgcatcaaattcaaagccctgacacttgcttacaaaacagcagctaaaacagctcccacctacctgaactccctcattcaggtctaaGCTCCCTCCTACTCACTACACccaatgaaaggcgcctggtaccaccaccacaacagggccctaagttgCTCTTCTCTTCTGTTGTTCCCCAGTGGTGGAACAAGTTACCCAACTTCATCCAATCTGCTCAGTCTCTCTCAATCTTtaataaaagactaaagaccaagCTCTTTTgtgaacacctctgcacttgatggactgaaaaaaatctgcttctatgcactTCATACAatctatgcattgcctctgtgcactgcctgttggcacaTATGTCCTTTTGGACTcgaacttagctttatggcacttacttgcattgttttctcctgactagatccttccttgtgttgtatcaactcTAAGACAcacgtcgctttggataaaagcgtctgctaaatgaaattaaattgtaaaattgtaattGAGTAGCAATGTGCTTAGACGTAAAAGTTTTATTCTGAAGGCTCCTGGCGGAAACTATTCTGATGCACGCTTCCTTGACACCGGTGATCTGAAACTCAAAACAAACCCAGAAGTACCCTCAAGGTGCTCACTGCCCATGAGGTTTTGTTGTGCTTCAGAATGGATCTTCCGTGCGTCCAGTGGCAGGATCACGTCGCACAGAAATGGACCAGGCTCGATCCCGAGTTAAAGGATCGTTTTATATCCCTGCAGCAAAtagatgatgtttttaaatgcGCCCTAACTCTGACAACGTGAGTAGCTAGCTAACTACCTTACTACACTGCCTCTATCTTAGTCTTTATTATCTAAATGGAGGTCTTTGGAGGCCATATAAGTATATTAAACTTAGTATTTTGATCAACCATTGTAGGTCATAGCTTTATTTTTGACTGgatcatttgaaaatattttccttttcatcACTCAGTGTTGCAAAGTCTCCACTGACTTGTCTAAATGTAATTTGTAAATAAACTCTAACTTCCTTGATAATGCTGCTGTGGAAGTTTTTGAACAGAGAGGGAACTCGTTTAATTGTTAATCAAGGAAAACGTATTTGTTATGTGTCTGtggtctgtgtctctgttttccAGCCAAGATGATCTGGACTTTGTGCAGTGCATGTCTGCAGGATACTCTTTACAGAAGGACCCAGAGCAAGCAACCAAAAGCAGGGAGAGGGGTAATGCTAGCTTCAAGACCAGAGACTACACCGCAGCTGCTCTGCACTACTCACAGGTGACATGAAAACAATCTCCCACAGTTCAGATGTTTCAGAAAATAGAAACTTTGATCCACGGATCCAATGGATCAATCATTCTATTCAAAATCCTAACTAGCTTTTGATTATGTCATGCAGTAATGGCAGTGTATCAGTTCACAGTACAAAAAAGTAACCAACTGTATTAATCAGAGAAAGTTGTCTAAAGTTATAGTCAtgatatcaatcaatcaatcaagttcaCATGCAGTTATTCAGGCACAATCAGTAAAATGCAATCGTGTCAGTTCCTTCAAAttgtgcaataaaaataaattaaaaagtaaggattattaataatttaaaaaagttcCTATGATCCTAGTGGCCTGATTGTATTTCTGAGCCTCTCAGTTTTGGCCTGGTGTATCCAGTACCTTCTTTCCCAAccgcagcagggagaaaaggccaCTATCCGGATGGTTGGGAACTTTAATGACTCCTCTAGCTTTATTCTTGCAGCacctggtgtaaatatcctttaggCAGGGTAGAGCACCACCTATTGTTAATAACAATACAGATAAATATAGTATCTCTGTGAACTGGTTCAAAATCAAACATAGACATGAAGTTATGTCTTCTGTATTACAAACTGCAGTGTAAAAATCCATTATATCACTGCATGCCTCCCAGTACTAATTAATATGcggcctctctgtctcttgtcaTGACAGGGCATATGTTTTGCTCCCCAAACTTCGGAGCAGCTGTCTATGTGCTATGCCAACCGCTCTGCTGCGCTCTACCATCTGCAGCACTACCAGGTGAGATGCCACCGTCTACAACAATGAAATAATGAGGTAGTGTAGTCCTTGCGGTATCATTAAAACTTTGTTTAAACCAACACTGCTTCTCATTTGCTGGCTGAAAATTTGCCTGTAGATGTTTAACAGATTGTGTTGCCATTGTTTGATCATTTTGAATAGAGCTTGATTTCAGGAATCCTGCAGAGAATCTTTTTGAAATTCATATGTAAGCAGGACCCACTCATGCTTGACATGCTGTCAAGTCCACACGAATATCAGATGATTTACAAGAGCACATAACGCCACCCTGGTGAGCCTGGAAATGCGACCAGTCCATTTAGCTCTAACCCGAATCTGTCACCCCCCCTCACACTGCATAAActgacgcgccagatggtttgtgtGATCTCGTGAATCCTGCTGCCTCGTGAGGTAACACACTGCAGACATGTGGTCAGAAAGCAGCCTTCACCCCTGGGGACACCCGTCTCTCCCTTGTTTAGATGGTTTATACTGCAGGAACTTTTCCAAGAACCCAGGAAATATATAGACATAACTATAGATATTAATGGACCTTTAAAACCAGGGGCATCTGCTTCTATAATACCTCATTTAATTGAAGCCTATCAACCTTATGATTGCTAATTGACCTAATAATTcattttgacactaaaaaaGCAAGTCAGACATATTCTAGActatttttgttacttttatactactactaataaagCTCAGAGTCTAAATTCTTATATATGCTGCAATGACCACCCGGTTTAGAAGCACCAGCTGAGTCCAGTGTTGTAGCTGTCCCACTTAGAAAGGAAACCTGCATCATGGTTAGAGTCTGTCTGCTTAGAACCCAGAACAAGAGCTACTTCCTAAGATACTACTTTAAGATGTGTTGTTCCAACTTATCTGTATATATGTAGTCTTCGAAGCATACTTAAGTGTCCTCAAGTCTCAAGTGTCGCAAGTCAACATCTCCTGGTATATATTTAGAGCCATACTCGACttgtttcaacattttacaGCCAAAATGTTGACTTTAATAAGTTAGTAAAAATGTCAGGCATCTTTATGCTTTGCTCACAATCTTAGATTTTGTAGTGTTATACActccagtgttttctttttttccccaggaATCTCTTGCTGACATTGATAAAGCCCTGGAGAACAGCTACCCCTCCCATCTTGTACACAAACTAGAGAGCCGCCGCACACAGTGCCTCAAACACCTCTCTGTGGGTCAAAAGGCAAAACTGGATCATCACAGTCCTGCCTCAAAGAACCATCAAAGTCCAGACGCAACAAATGGACCATCTGTTGGACCCCTCACATTTGGGATTTGTCCTCAAGTCGCTGTCGGCTTCAGCCTGGAGAAAGGTCGACACCTGGTGGCTGCAGAGAGAATAGCAGCTGGAGAGGTGATCCTTAATGACAGGCCGTACAGTTATGTCCTCATACCAGGGAGGAAGGAGGTGAAAGTGAAGGGAGGAAGGCAGGAAACGGAGAAGGGAGTGCTGTTTGGAACAGAGCAAAGGCGCTGTCACAGGTGTTTGACTGAAACACTGTGTCCTGTGCCGTGTGAGGGGTGTAGTTACAGCCAATACTGTTCAACTGGCTGTCAGCGAGATGCCTGGGAGGAACATCACTGCTGGGAGTGTCCACTCGGAGCAGATCTGATGGCGATgggtgtgatgtcacaactcGCTCTGAGGGTCACACTAAAGGCCGGGTTAAAAAACATCCGAATGGCCAATGAGGCTAAGGAGGAGAACATAAAGTCCGAGTTAAGCTGTTTAAACAGTGACTGCAGTGAGTCCAGTAATTCCAATCAGCATCATACATATCAACCCAATCCTACATTATACCGTGGTGACTCTTACCTGAGCGTGTTTCACTTGCTGCACCACCTCAATCGCCATAGCCCTGGTATGCGTTTCCTGTGTGCCGTTACCGCCGCAACCCTGTACCTGAGGCTCAGCAAGGCTGGACCTCCTCCTGCATCTTGGAACCCCAGTGGATATTCAAGGGCAACTGGCCAATCACCTGATGGAGCAGAAGAGGAGGGCGGTAGCAGTGATTGGAGCCCGGAGCTGTGGTTGCTGGGAAGTGCAGTTCTGAGGCACATCCTGCAGCTGAGGTGTAACGCCCAGGCTATCCTCATGCTGCAAGATACAGGTGActctcagtttcagttttcacaaGTGTTGTAGTTGTTCAGCGTTCACATCTTAGGCCCTTTAAATTCTGATTGTGCTTTTAATTTAGGTA
Proteins encoded in this region:
- the smyd4 gene encoding SET and MYND domain-containing protein 4 isoform X1; translated protein: MDLPCVQWQDHVAQKWTRLDPELKDRFISLQQIDDVFKCALTLTTQDDLDFVQCMSAGYSLQKDPEQATKSRERGNASFKTRDYTAAALHYSQGICFAPQTSEQLSMCYANRSAALYHLQHYQESLADIDKALENSYPSHLVHKLESRRTQCLKHLSVGQKAKLDHHSPASKNHQSPDATNGPSVGPLTFGICPQVAVGFSLEKGRHLVAAERIAAGEVILNDRPYSYVLIPGRKEVKVKGGRQETEKGVLFGTEQRRCHRCLTETLCPVPCEGCSYSQYCSTGCQRDAWEEHHCWECPLGADLMAMGVMSQLALRVTLKAGLKNIRMANEAKEENIKSELSCLNSDCSESSNSNQHHTYQPNPTLYRGDSYLSVFHLLHHLNRHSPGMRFLCAVTAATLYLRLSKAGPPPASWNPSGYSRATGQSPDGAEEEGGSSDWSPELWLLGSAVLRHILQLRCNAQAILMLQDTGVANSPVQSSQEIRIATAIFPTLSLLNHSCCPNTSLVFSTGASADPSGSDLPADFCGNVAEYSGSARGVTVTVRAAKAIAAEQEILHCYGPHSSRMATQQRKRLLQEQYYFLCQCEACTQQQEEEEEEEEGGSEDRQQRSGVSQHKSGLLCVKCKASLKKCSKDRGTGFICQQSCCGHHITSSEVSHRLQEIRLDLEEAVDLMERERPDEALRLLKSTQRQSGLILAETHPLQGELADAMARAYATMGDWNNAAIHLKHSAVATGSQYGEDSIEMGRQLFKLAQLHFNGGARGPALSVIPKVRRLLCLHCGPHCHELQELQVMEDCLRQ
- the smyd4 gene encoding SET and MYND domain-containing protein 4 isoform X2, yielding MIWTLCSACLQDTLYRRTQSKQPKAGRGGICFAPQTSEQLSMCYANRSAALYHLQHYQESLADIDKALENSYPSHLVHKLESRRTQCLKHLSVGQKAKLDHHSPASKNHQSPDATNGPSVGPLTFGICPQVAVGFSLEKGRHLVAAERIAAGEVILNDRPYSYVLIPGRKEVKVKGGRQETEKGVLFGTEQRRCHRCLTETLCPVPCEGCSYSQYCSTGCQRDAWEEHHCWECPLGADLMAMGVMSQLALRVTLKAGLKNIRMANEAKEENIKSELSCLNSDCSESSNSNQHHTYQPNPTLYRGDSYLSVFHLLHHLNRHSPGMRFLCAVTAATLYLRLSKAGPPPASWNPSGYSRATGQSPDGAEEEGGSSDWSPELWLLGSAVLRHILQLRCNAQAILMLQDTGVANSPVQSSQEIRIATAIFPTLSLLNHSCCPNTSLVFSTGASADPSGSDLPADFCGNVAEYSGSARGVTVTVRAAKAIAAEQEILHCYGPHSSRMATQQRKRLLQEQYYFLCQCEACTQQQEEEEEEEEGGSEDRQQRSGVSQHKSGLLCVKCKASLKKCSKDRGTGFICQQSCCGHHITSSEVSHRLQEIRLDLEEAVDLMERERPDEALRLLKSTQRQSGLILAETHPLQGELADAMARAYATMGDWNNAAIHLKHSAVATGSQYGEDSIEMGRQLFKLAQLHFNGGARGPALSVIPKVRRLLCLHCGPHCHELQELQVMEDCLRQ